The Gemmatimonadaceae bacterium genome contains the following window.
AGGCACTCTCGTCAAACTCCGGGTCCTCGAAGCTGACCGAGAAGGTCCGGAGCTGGTGCGGTGAGGCCGCGGCCGCCAATGAGCAGGTGATGCTGGAGTCGAGCCCCCCGCTCAGGTAGCCGCCGACGGGCACGTCGGCGCGGAGCCGGAAGTCCACGCTCGTGCGCATGACCTCGTCGAGGCGATGGAGCGCATCGCTCGGCTCGTCCCGCTGCTCGGGGTAGTCGAGGCGATACCACTGGCGCACCGAAAGGCGGCCATCCTTCCAGATGGCGTAGTGGCCCGGCGGGAGCTGGGAGACCCCGCGGAAGGGTGTGCGCGGCGGGCGGGCGGCCCAGGTAGTGAACACCTCGTCGAGCCCAAGCGGATCCGCGGCGGCCTCAACCTCTCCGCTCGCGAACAAAGCCTTGGCCTCCGAGGCGAAGAGCAGATCGCCGTTGGCGACGGTGTGGAACAGAGGCCGGACGCCGAAGCGGTCGCGGGCAAGGATCACCTCGCCGGTGGCGCGATCGAACAGCCCAAACGCGAACTGGCCATTGAGGCGATCGAACATGCCCTCGCGCCATTCCTCCCACGCGTGCACCAGCACCTCGGTGTCCGACACGGTGCCGAAGACGTGGCCTCGGGCGCGCAACTCAACGCTGAGTTCGCGGTAGTTGTAGATCTCGCCGTTGAACGTCACCACCACGCGCCCGCCCTCACTCGCGAGTGGCTGCGCTCCGCCCGCCAGGTCGACGATGCTCAGCCGCGTATGGGCAAAGCCCACGCGTGCCCCGGTGAGGAAGCCGTATCCGTCCGGGCCGCGGTGGCGAATGGCCGCAGCCATCCGGCCGAGCGTCTCGAGCGACACGCCGCGCGGCGCCGCCCGTGCGATCCCGGCGATGCCGCACACTACGCGGGCGTTCCTTCGCGACCCAGCGGAACCGGCGTGACGAGCTGAGGCCCGAGATGGAGGTAGCGCGTCGTCGTGCGCTTCTGCTCGATGTCGCGGAAGGCGGCGAGCACCTGCGCCTCGGTCAGCCCCGTCTCGCTCGCCACGGCTGCGGGGGCGATACCGGCCCCGTGCGCGAAGAGCACCTTGTCCAGTGTCTTCGTCGGCAGGAGATAGTAGAACTCCTCCTGGCTCTGCGGCAGCGAGAAGGTGTCCGTCGTCGGCGGCCGCGACGTGATCGACGTCGGCACGCCGAGGTAGTCAGCGATCTGGTAGACCTGGGACTTGTAGAGGTGCGCGATGGGCTTGATGTCCGCCAACCCGTCGCCTCCCTTCACGAAGAAGCCCTGGTCGTACTCAAGGCGGTTCGGCGTGCCGACCACCGCATAGTGCAGCCGATCGGCGTGGAAGTACTCCAGCATCTTCCGCGTCCGCTGCTTGAAGTTCGAGGCGGCGACGATCTCGCGATACTCGGTGCCCGGCAGACGCACCCGACGCTGCTCACCACCGGGCGGCTGCACGACGATGTAGCTCACGTTGATGCGCGCGGTGTCCAGGCGGTCGGTGGGCAGCACCAGCTTGCAACCCCAGTCGTCGCGGAACTCCGGCACGACGCGACGGATCGCGTCGTTGCGGCGCTGGTAGCAGTGGGCGGCCTCGAGGATCGGGGCGATGTCCTCGGTCGTGTGCTCGATGCCCAGCTGCGTCGCCAACTCGGTGGCCAGGCGCAACGACTGCGGATCGCTCTCGCGCTCGGGCATGAAGAGCCCAAAGACCTTTCCGGGCCCGACTGCGCGC
Protein-coding sequences here:
- the nadE gene encoding NAD(+) synthase; the protein is MSPTIASALQLDPSAATDAIVASMRRHLADDFKRRGYVVAMSSGVDSSVCAALAVRAVGPGKVFGLFMPERESDPQSLRLATELATQLGIEHTTEDIAPILEAAHCYQRRNDAIRRVVPEFRDDWGCKLVLPTDRLDTARINVSYIVVQPPGGEQRRVRLPGTEYREIVAASNFKQRTRKMLEYFHADRLHYAVVGTPNRLEYDQGFFVKGGDGLADIKPIAHLYKSQVYQIADYLGVPTSITSRPPTTDTFSLPQSQEEFYYLLPTKTLDKVLFAHGAGIAPAAVASETGLTEAQVLAAFRDIEQKRTTTRYLHLGPQLVTPVPLGREGTPA